AGGTATGTAGATAGCAGAACATTCAGGTATTATGGGTTTATCAAAAGAGACACTTTAATCGCTAGTATTAATTCTGTTTGATGGTTCGACTAAATTTATATACATTAAGTTCGGTATTAAGACGGAAAAGAAACTTATGATTACTTCAAAAATCGAAtgaatattacttatttatggTGCTATTtaatccccgcttaggacaagcatttatttgatccacgaatgcttgtcctgagtctaggtgtctttgagAATTGAATTctttcaagaaataaaaaaactatcaatacTCTTTATAACTCATTGATAAACTCCAAATAAATCCgtctattgttatattttaggCCTTTACAATTAATACTGTTGTTCCTCCTGGTATGGTATTACTGCACGTTGACGATTCGTGAGAGCATCCTCAAAGTCAATGGATCCAGGATTAAGGGATGGTGGCGGCTTCACCACTTCATATCGACCGTGGTCGCCGGCATCCTGCTCATCTGGCCACAGAACGAGCCCTGGAACATGTTCAGACATACGTTCATGTATTTTATAGCTTATATCAGTAAgttgtttgaatatatttattttaatcagcGACCGACGACTTAATTGCCTGTCAAGTGTGTAAGTCTCGTGCCTACTATGAATATGTGAGCCTCGAATAAGTATGGTTGCCATTTTCTTAGTAACCATCTTGCCCATTTACACTCATTTATGTTCTGCCTATATTATTGATGATGTTGTTACGCAAATACACTCAGATTAAGTACAAAACGAAGGATAAACCATCGTCTTCGTAGCAAGGCCTGGCCCACACTACGAGTGCAgtcttagaaaatattattatggttcTTAAGCCATAGCGATTGTATTTACCTTACGAATATGTAGTTATTGCAATCAAATTAGCCAATTACTATGCGCTGTCCGTACTTATAATGTCCTTAAAGTCTACTGCCCGTATGTCAGACAAGGCACTAGGAAAATATTAACAACTTATACAatcaagaaatataattatatggcCAGTTCAGAAAATTGACCATTTCAACAATGCTATCAAGATGAGGTAATGCTATAAACGGCCTTATTACTTGTAGTAAGATGTGATTCATACGAGGTAAATTATCGTACTCAAAACATTTGATCATGGGCACTATGATTTCATAATGGACTTTAACTTTGGAATAAAAAAGAGTAATGTAGTAAAAAAACCGCTTAGTTGATAAATAGAGAGAgatgtttttgaaaacaaaaatgtattaataagaAATGTTATTAACCTTAATATAATTACTTGCAGGTGTTGTCCAATACATGCAGTTTAGATACCAAAGTGGGGTGCTATACAGGTTAAAAGCGTTAGGTGCGCGGCATAATATGGACATTACTATTGAAGGGTTCCACTCGTGGATGTGGCGAGGGCTCTCCTACCTTCTACCTTTCTTATTCGGAGGATACGTGTTCCAGTTGTATATTGCATACACACTGTATAGCTTGAGCTATCATCCGGAAGCCACGTGGCAGGTTCGTAATATTCTTTCTATTTTTGTTCATATGTCATTATCCGTTAATGTTTTACAAAGGTCTGTTGACGTCAAGTAGGCTGAATACGTGAATTTTAAGAACAGTTTTCCTCGAAATATACTGTTACATGATGAACCTTGTAGGGGATATTCCTTTTAGCTGGTTTACCCGTTAGGATTTATAAGtacaacttaaaactaaattggTAAGTAATTTCGCAAAATGCAGGGTATTTGAAGATCGTATGTATTGTTAGATGGTGGGTTATTATCAAATCGAATATTGGTTTTATTGgaatgaaaaacaaacagttCCTTTTTTCGTAAATTTGACCTCAAACGGCGATATGTGCTCCAAAACGCACTTCTACTTTAAACCTGAAACATATACCCTAAAATGAACCAAAAACAGGTGCCCGCATTAAGTATATCATTCCTGACGATCGGCATCGGGAACTTCGCGACGACGCTCTTCGTCATACCGCAGAAACTCAACGAGCAGGTACAGTGGAACTGAGACGATTGGACAACGCAACGCGTCAGCGACGCGCTTCGCACGCTGTGTGGTGTAGTGACGTAGACGACCTTAGAGCGTATAGGCTGAAGACGATTGTACCAATGCCTCGATTCTTTATTTACAGTAAAGTGCTTTTTATCGCtttttaatacttgtttcttaatttaaatataccgagtgatattaatttttatgaattagctatttcaaaataatgcaaACTCTTCTTAATAATATCCTCTTCAGTTTATACGTTGTAAGTGATATCAAGTGATTGGATTATACTATAATAGTAAATTTGGCATGACGAAACCGAATGCTTTTTTATGACAGATTGCTTTCAgactaacattaaaaaattataaaagcttatttacctatttacctatttaatatttatgtagaacTTGTCAACAAGTACAAGATATTTCGTTATAAAATTAGATGATTGTTGTTTGTCTGGAAGCAAGGCAGAAATTGTAGCTCTGATAAGTTAGGGGTCGATTCATTATAATTGCACGTTTACTTCGAATGCTAAGTCATAATCGTGCGATAAGTACAGATAAACTTTGCATTGTATCGGCAAGTATTTCTTCCTTTTAATTCTAAAGCAAACGTAGTCTCTTTTTGTTGTAAGTAAATTTCTTTTAGATTTGTTACTTGCCGAAAAAAGTAgttgtgtgtatatttttaattttagtacctGTCGCATTATACTGCAGGTACCCATAGTCCTTTAccaagttgcgccacataagCCTTTTTGCTTTATAATGGTGTTCCATAatccataaacaaaaaaaaatattagacatggATACATCATTACATTGAAATGACTTTATTACTTATTAGAGCTACAGGTTAGAACGAGTACGAATGCATTCCTAGTTGGATTTGTCCCGTGGACCAAATGATTCCATAGCGTGTAGATccttagattttatttattattttgatggttTTTCTTTGAAGTAAGCTTTtctatatcaataaatattgtcTGCGCATTGCCATTAGAGGAgaactaatattaaatttaaattttgacgcACAAAAAGATAATAACAATGTAACTACCTTAAAGTGTCTTgttttaaaggaattgaaaaaaaaacaaagcttttgaATCAATTGATCATCCTCGATGGAAATGCGTGAACAacgcaaaatattaaatatattttattgtcaaataattatactaatttatttactttacccTAAGTATGCTAATATCTAACATTTAACTGACCAAGCAAATAatgtgtataattataatttgaagttcatttatattatttattatgtgtatttttctattttcagtaaataactggacttcatattaaaatcaattttgtacGGAGTCTGTACATATACGGATTTAGTTTATAATTTCTCATTATTATTAGGTTGTGTAGATAAAAGGGTAACTAAATAATTAGATTCTatctattatgtatttatttataatattatataaattcgCGTATTTCTTAAGTCTTAAGTATGTCTATTTTAACGTATGAACAAATTTTGTGCCAAATGTGTATTTTCTGTTTTGCTTAAGTTATTACTTATAAACGTTGTTTAAAtgcatttctatttattttagctttttcCAATATGGCATTTTTGTAGAAGTTTTTATATGATAATAAACAGTTAAATGTTATAATTGATTATTGTAAAACGAGATGACTCCTAAATGAACTCATGCTTGTATGTACCATCTCGAATGTATACGCAAATGACAGACGGCAGAGTCGATAAAAGGTAATTCCAAGTAGCGTGCAGTTTTCGcatttaatttatcaaacaattaaacaatatagGTAGTATATAATTTGACAAGATGTACAAGTGttaacataacaaattaaacaacgattataaatcataaataactaTCATGATTTGTAAGCTGTTTTGTATGACTTTCTATTTATAGTGCATGTTTTGATACGAATAAATGtcttattattagtttaaatcAGATTCATTTGTCACTTGGCCAATGATGATTTTGTAAAGATTAAATTTTAGCAGTCATGCGCTaaagcattttattataaatgactTCGTAACGAATGAATCAGTTTGTTTCAAACttatttcttacttatttacaaatacttttaatacattCTGGCAGCACTGATGTACAAACAGGAATTCTTTCTACAAAGATTGATTTTTTCAAACTTGTGTAGGAATAGATTCAAGACTATTCGACAGAATATTTAGACAAGACAACTTGTACTTTGGTATTGCTATAAGGAATAAAGCTGGAGATTATTTAGTTTAATCTGCAACTCAATAAGCAATGGATTGATTGCTATCAGACTGACAACGAATTCTGTCGATAAGTTAACAATATCTACTTATTTACGTGAGTTCTCCGTTAAAACTTTTAAGTACTAGATTTCTTTACgacacattaataattatttatttacagcttCAAAATGCTATCCTGatcttttgtatttgtatttttagatgaCAATTAATTTTTTGGAAAGCCTTTAGCAacatatatatttgtaaataatacctGTTTTCCAGAGCTTTTTAGCTTGTGATATTTGTGCAGGAAATGAATTGTTCATAAGTTTGTCACCTCCAAAagcttttgtattattttatagatcTGATCGTGTACCATGttcatttgcttttattttattgcggtTAAAGGCACAAATAgttcatattttactttaattggtTAAAGTTTTTCACTTCACCGTCAATACCAAACGAATGTGAAATAAAAAGTGGTTTGGGTAGGTCACTAagaatttttaaacatattatgtaaGCTGGAGAGAAATCTAGATGTAGActactataattaatataccgtcctaaagaaaaataatattagttaatatGGGTAGTGTTTACAACTTGTAGCCAGACTagtcaaattttaataacatcgCCTATGCTTGCTTAAGACTTTAAATTTACTGAGTGTCTAATATTATCTCGCTCTTGCTGAAGAGATATCGTGAcagtcataaataataaatattacatagcATATCTAATATCTTAGTGCGATTGACATGTTTTATGACACtggattataatatatataccaCACCGGCGGCTAACAATAGCAAATATTTCGTGCCTTGATCAAACAATAAACTATTCGTAATATAGTCATATAGTGATATTGTTGTACTTATGCTTTGTATATTCGATTAATTTATAATGGTTGTTTTAGCTCTTGTAacgaatgttatttatttcaatgcatagatgaataaatttgtttttcagtgacatttgcatttttacatttattttatgtattttgtttgcACCATTCAACAGATAACTTACCTGGCGGCTTTGTTTCTTACGTTGCACAGTCTCAACATGTACACAATACTGCAGACCTTGCACAAGAAGTTGCAAGGCGGTCTGAAGTTACGGTACAAATTACGTGCAATTGCCTACCGTCTGTCAAATGAGATCGCCGTATTGGTACGTGTTTGATGTGTCACTTACTAGCGAACTTTGTACTTCCTGCTCCACTGTAATCAGTCATGTTCATTATCCAAACGATGACTTACCGAATATTATAATGCCTACAAGAATAAGTAGCGCACTGTGCTCATTAGTTTATATAATTGAAGTCCAAAGTACAAAGCAGTGCTAATCTTTTTGATGTCATGA
The window above is part of the Trichoplusia ni isolate ovarian cell line Hi5 chromosome 11, tn1, whole genome shotgun sequence genome. Proteins encoded here:
- the LOC113498533 gene encoding transmembrane protein 120 homolog isoform X3, translated to MDVDECLKEWEDLVVDYKRLETTNKDYVTKLEEVGELQAACMKEINHQKYRMSVIANALKRLEKKGVTKDDRVANLEKEIMKRKAMLREINATLPKQNSLYLRIILGNVNVSILNKNDKFKYKDEYEKFKLILSAIAFVLAVANLYIDFRPLQLILLFLLVWYYCTLTIRESILKVNGSRIKGWWRLHHFISTVVAGILLIWPQNEPWNMFRHTFMYFIAYISVVQYMQFRYQSGVLYRLKALGARHNMDITIEGFHSWMWRGLSYLLPFLFGGYVFQLYIAYTLYSLSYHPEATWQVPALSISFLTIGIGNFATTLFVIPQKLNEQEQKWRQNKVDTKTE
- the LOC113498533 gene encoding transmembrane protein 120 homolog isoform X1; the encoded protein is MDVDECLKEWEDLVVDYKRLETTNKDYVTKLEEVGELQAACMKEINHQKYRMSVIANALKRLEKKGVTKDDRVANLEKEIMKRKAMLREINATLPKQNSLYLRIILGNVNVSILNKNDKFKYKDEYEKFKLILSAIAFVLAVANLYIDFRPLQLILLFLLVWYYCTLTIRESILKVNGSRIKGWWRLHHFISTVVAGILLIWPQNEPWNMFRHTFMYFIAYISVVQYMQFRYQSGVLYRLKALGARHNMDITIEGFHSWMWRGLSYLLPFLFGGYVFQLYIAYTLYSLSYHPEATWQVPALSISFLTIGIGNFATTLFVIPQKLNEQITYLAALFLTLHSLNMYTILQTLHKKLQGGLKLRYKLRAIAYRLSNEIAVLEQKWRQNKVDTKTE
- the LOC113498533 gene encoding transmembrane protein 120 homolog isoform X2, whose translation is MDVDECLKEWEDLVVDYKRLETTNKDYVTKLEEVGELQAACMKEINHQKYRMSVIANALKRLEKKGVTKDDRVANLEKEIMKRKAMLREINATLPKQNSLYLRIILGNVNVSILNKNDKFKYKDEYEKFKLILSAIAFVLAVANLYIDFRPLQLILLFLLVWYYCTLTIRESILKVNGSRIKGWWRLHHFISTVVAGILLIWPQNEPWNMFRHTFMYFIAYISVVQYMQFRYQSGVLYRLKALGARHNMDITIEGFHSWMWRGLSYLLPFLFGGYVFQLYIAYTLYSLSYHPEATWQITYLAALFLTLHSLNMYTILQTLHKKLQGGLKLRYKLRAIAYRLSNEIAVLEQKWRQNKVDTKTE